In a genomic window of Glaciimonas sp. PCH181:
- a CDS encoding catecholate siderophore receptor Fiu, translating to MTHIKSRKHTTAAGHSTDFPGTLPQPFPLGYCLSAAFAASMTLSSGALATDSEATLPTVHVSGASEGIKADKASSPKYTQPLLDTPQTITVIRKELISQQGGTTLTEALRNTPGVGTFSLGENGATATGDAIYMRGFDASANIYVDNVRDLGAISRDMFNIDQVEVLKGPSGTDNGRGAPNGSINLVTSQPDLNNSFNASATAGSASNKRATMDLNRVLDADKGMALRLNVVGQDSGVAGRDIVNNKRWGVAPSFVYGLGSATRLYVDYLHMQQNNRPEDGVSTIGLPGYTFPSNAAINSAKPVNPKNYYGSKDDFDKVNSDMLTVRVEHDFSPQLKLQNTTRYAKTSQYYQITGFMGGFATPVTSDPSTYTLARTRQAKDQTNEILTNQTNLTAEFDTGGIKHTAVGGFELTQEKQRVVGYYNNSLGTMNPANLYNPNPSDPVTGYNPVRSGVDTSGVIKSVSAYGFDTLKLGDRWLLSGGVRVDHYDLNYDYATASTVLTNPTLRVGTGVNQPSLSTSGYLFNWKVGAVYKLTPDSSLYASYSTSKQPPGGSNFILSTAANNAGNTNYDPQSTTSSEIGAKWDVLDKKLALTAALYSTKVTNEVSQDPVSLAYFQTGKKQVQGIEISAIGNITKEWSVSTGYTYMKTKVTGSSVASDGSSNLAYTPKQAFTSWTSYKLPQGFTIGGGARFVDALIRASDGAVGTPRYTNSYWVFDAMIGYAVSKNLDLQLNVYNLADKQYVAAINKSGYRYTPGIERAATLTANFRF from the coding sequence ATGACGCATATCAAAAGCCGTAAGCACACTACGGCGGCGGGTCATTCGACCGACTTTCCGGGCACTTTACCGCAACCGTTTCCTTTGGGTTATTGTCTGAGCGCCGCATTCGCGGCCAGCATGACATTATCATCCGGTGCCTTGGCAACGGACTCCGAAGCAACGTTGCCAACGGTCCATGTCTCCGGTGCATCGGAGGGCATCAAGGCCGATAAGGCGTCCTCGCCAAAATACACTCAACCGCTGCTCGACACACCGCAAACCATCACCGTCATTCGCAAAGAATTGATCTCGCAACAAGGCGGGACCACGTTGACCGAAGCGCTACGTAATACTCCGGGGGTAGGCACTTTTTCGCTCGGCGAAAATGGGGCGACAGCCACCGGTGATGCGATTTATATGCGTGGCTTCGATGCGTCAGCGAACATCTATGTCGACAACGTGCGTGACCTTGGCGCGATTTCACGCGACATGTTCAACATCGATCAAGTCGAAGTATTGAAAGGCCCATCAGGGACAGATAACGGTCGCGGTGCGCCCAACGGCTCGATCAATCTTGTCACCTCGCAGCCTGACCTGAACAACTCGTTCAACGCAAGTGCCACCGCTGGCAGCGCCAGCAACAAGCGTGCGACGATGGATTTGAACCGCGTATTGGATGCAGATAAAGGGATGGCTTTACGCTTGAATGTAGTAGGTCAGGATAGTGGCGTGGCGGGCCGCGACATCGTAAATAACAAGCGTTGGGGTGTAGCGCCATCATTCGTGTACGGATTGGGCAGCGCGACCCGTTTGTATGTAGATTACCTTCATATGCAGCAAAATAATCGTCCGGAAGATGGCGTGTCAACAATCGGCCTGCCGGGGTATACATTTCCGTCCAATGCTGCGATCAATTCGGCAAAACCGGTCAATCCGAAGAACTACTACGGTTCTAAAGACGATTTCGATAAAGTGAATTCGGACATGCTGACCGTACGGGTCGAGCATGACTTTTCACCGCAACTGAAACTGCAGAACACCACACGTTATGCGAAGACGTCGCAGTACTATCAGATTACGGGTTTCATGGGCGGGTTCGCTACGCCTGTAACCTCTGATCCATCGACTTATACATTGGCGCGTACCCGTCAGGCAAAAGATCAAACCAATGAAATCCTGACCAATCAAACCAATTTGACTGCCGAGTTCGATACCGGCGGCATCAAACATACGGCGGTCGGTGGTTTCGAATTGACACAGGAAAAACAACGCGTTGTCGGTTATTACAATAACTCGCTAGGCACCATGAACCCGGCCAATTTGTATAATCCGAATCCATCGGACCCGGTGACTGGCTACAATCCGGTCCGTAGTGGTGTGGATACCAGCGGCGTCATAAAGAGTGTCTCAGCTTACGGATTCGATACCCTGAAATTAGGTGATCGCTGGTTGTTGAGCGGCGGCGTCCGCGTTGACCATTACGATCTGAATTACGACTACGCTACGGCATCGACGGTTCTGACCAATCCTACTCTGCGCGTCGGCACAGGCGTGAATCAGCCAAGCTTGAGCACGTCTGGTTATCTATTCAACTGGAAAGTCGGCGCGGTATATAAACTGACACCTGACAGCAGTCTCTATGCCTCGTATTCGACCTCCAAGCAACCACCGGGTGGATCGAACTTTATCTTAAGCACGGCTGCCAACAATGCGGGCAATACGAACTATGATCCCCAATCCACAACGTCATCGGAAATCGGTGCCAAATGGGATGTACTGGATAAAAAACTGGCATTGACCGCGGCGCTGTACTCCACCAAAGTTACCAACGAAGTGTCGCAGGATCCTGTCAGCCTGGCTTATTTCCAGACTGGCAAAAAACAAGTCCAGGGCATCGAAATCAGTGCGATTGGCAACATCACAAAAGAATGGTCAGTCAGCACCGGCTATACCTACATGAAAACCAAGGTAACGGGTTCATCCGTCGCCAGCGATGGGTCGAGTAATCTGGCTTATACGCCGAAACAGGCGTTCACTTCGTGGACGAGCTACAAACTGCCGCAAGGCTTCACCATCGGTGGCGGTGCCCGTTTTGTCGATGCACTGATACGTGCTTCGGATGGCGCAGTCGGCACACCTCGCTATACCAATTCGTATTGGGTATTCGACGCCATGATTGGTTACGCGGTATCGAAAAATCTGGACCTGCAACTTAACGTTTATAACCTGGCCGATAAGCAATATGTTGCGGCCATCAATAAAAGCGGTTATCGCTACACGCCCGGCATAGAGCGCGCAGCTACATTGACCGCCAATTTCAGGTTCTAA
- a CDS encoding Fe2+-dependent dioxygenase: MILHIPAVLSEQQVTLMRTQLEAADWVDGRASVGAQGAKVKRNRQLSEHSPLARELGDIIQAALLNNPLYFAAALPLRSVPPLFNGYAGGEHYGAHIDGSVRIVAGSPLPVRTDISATLFLNAPDSYDGGELIVSDTYGSHEIKLPAGDLILYPSTSLHRVEPVSRGERLCSFFWIQSMIQDDGKRGMLFELDQHIQKLRARVGDCEEVIGLTGHYHNLIRMWAQI, translated from the coding sequence ATGATTTTACATATTCCCGCAGTACTTTCAGAACAGCAAGTCACCCTCATGCGTACGCAACTCGAAGCTGCAGACTGGGTGGACGGCCGTGCCAGCGTCGGTGCGCAAGGTGCCAAGGTCAAACGTAACCGTCAACTGTCGGAACACTCACCGCTCGCGCGCGAATTGGGCGATATCATTCAGGCCGCGTTGCTGAACAATCCGCTGTACTTCGCAGCGGCGTTGCCATTGCGCAGCGTGCCGCCGTTGTTCAACGGCTATGCTGGCGGTGAACATTACGGTGCCCATATCGATGGCTCGGTCAGGATCGTCGCTGGCAGTCCATTGCCGGTGCGGACCGATATTTCAGCAACCCTGTTTTTGAACGCGCCGGACTCTTACGATGGTGGCGAACTGATCGTGTCAGATACCTATGGCAGCCATGAAATAAAGCTGCCTGCGGGCGATCTGATTTTGTATCCGTCGACCAGCCTGCATCGGGTCGAACCGGTATCGCGCGGTGAACGTCTTTGCTCTTTCTTTTGGATACAAAGCATGATTCAGGATGATGGCAAACGCGGCATGCTGTTTGAGCTAGACCAACATATCCAGAAGCTGCGTGCCCGTGTCGGCGATTGTGAAGAGGTAATAGGGCTGACCGGGCACTATCACAATCTGATTAGGATGTGGGCGCAGATTTGA
- a CDS encoding APC family permease codes for MSVNNAEVIDKPRIAMLKVLNPFHIWALGVGIVLVGEFMGWNFSVAKGGAYGSLIACWVIGLLYTCVAMIDSEVTSTVAAAGGQYTQAKHIIGPLMAFNVGLYLVMAYTMLCAADALVVGDLMKAGAEVLGHPGLDPKPFVVLTIAFLAWLNYRGVFATLTLNFVITLIAFTSILVLFLAVDPMNPGKVLQHEALLTNLPYGWIGVVAALQFGMWYYLGIEGTCQAAEEVRSAGRSIPLGTMGGMITLLVAASLTWFICTALMPWQYLGQAVTPLYDAASILGNTKLQLLLFVATMFAAIASANGCINDASRAWFSLGRDRYMPAFFGAIHPRYRTPYRSIIFLVPIAVSFAFTGLLDQVITFAILSGLLGYTFMSFNIFKFRKMWPLGSIHRGYIHPFHPIPAITLLILCSATYFATFLGYGSALLSIMAFYIIASIWFTLRRYKFVKRADQFTMPWPRPKGY; via the coding sequence GTGAGTGTAAATAATGCAGAGGTCATCGATAAGCCGCGCATAGCGATGCTTAAAGTGCTTAACCCTTTTCATATATGGGCGCTAGGGGTGGGTATTGTGTTGGTGGGCGAGTTTATGGGCTGGAATTTTTCAGTAGCCAAAGGCGGCGCTTATGGTTCGCTCATTGCCTGTTGGGTGATTGGTTTGCTGTATACCTGTGTTGCCATGATCGACTCAGAAGTAACCTCGACGGTAGCCGCAGCAGGGGGCCAATATACGCAGGCAAAACATATTATCGGACCGTTGATGGCCTTCAATGTCGGTTTGTATTTAGTGATGGCCTACACGATGTTATGCGCAGCCGACGCACTCGTCGTTGGCGATCTGATGAAGGCTGGCGCTGAAGTATTGGGACATCCGGGATTGGACCCAAAACCGTTCGTGGTGCTGACGATTGCATTTCTGGCGTGGCTAAATTATCGCGGCGTCTTTGCCACACTCACGCTTAACTTTGTCATTACGCTGATTGCGTTCACGTCTATCCTGGTGCTTTTTCTTGCAGTCGATCCGATGAATCCGGGCAAGGTCTTGCAACATGAAGCATTGCTGACTAATTTGCCATATGGATGGATAGGCGTAGTGGCCGCGCTGCAATTTGGGATGTGGTATTACCTAGGCATTGAAGGTACTTGTCAGGCTGCGGAAGAAGTCCGGTCGGCAGGGCGTTCGATTCCGCTCGGCACGATGGGCGGCATGATTACATTGTTGGTCGCCGCGTCGCTGACCTGGTTTATTTGTACTGCGCTGATGCCATGGCAATACCTCGGGCAAGCGGTGACCCCGTTATATGACGCTGCAAGCATACTCGGCAATACTAAATTGCAATTGCTGCTGTTTGTGGCCACCATGTTTGCCGCGATTGCCTCCGCCAATGGCTGTATTAATGATGCTTCCCGTGCATGGTTTTCGCTTGGACGCGACCGCTATATGCCCGCATTTTTCGGCGCGATTCATCCGCGCTATCGCACGCCTTATCGCTCAATTATTTTTCTGGTGCCGATTGCAGTTTCATTTGCGTTCACGGGCTTGCTTGATCAAGTGATTACGTTCGCTATCCTGTCAGGTTTGCTGGGGTATACGTTCATGTCATTCAATATTTTCAAGTTCAGAAAAATGTGGCCTTTGGGTAGTATCCATCGCGGCTATATTCACCCATTTCATCCGATCCCTGCGATTACATTATTGATCCTGTGCAGTGCGACTTATTTCGCCACGTTTTTGGGCTATGGTTCTGCGCTGCTATCGATCATGGCGTTTTACATCATCGCGTCTATCTGGTTCACTTTGCGCCGCTATAAATTTGTGAAACGGGCCGATCAATTTACGATGCCATGGCCGCGTCCAAAAGGTTATTAA
- a CDS encoding sulfite reductase flavoprotein subunit alpha → MAKSQFLSLSIVAGCICAPSIGWARGLTLDSMQGRWLAAAVISLAYFVFCVATVRKYQRTQREQEALWTSGENDTMVNASSATETKSDTVLIAFASQTGFSEQLAVKTAQSMRDSGLSVRILPLGRVDENHLASVSKALFIVSTTGEGDAPDGAAGFARRMAETDIHKALDLRFGILALGDLSYAHYCAFGHALESWLHRRHAQPLFDTVEVDNGDEGALRHWQHHLGVLSGHTEVADWSKPAYGRWRLAERRLLNAGSIGGPAFHLALTPIDLPAPSWQAGDIAEIGPRNSSDDVKRFLSILSLDNVDVATSDSDSMKLLDALASLLLPHEDEEIAALSGLTPVQLSSRLKPLPHREYSIASLPDNGTLDLLVRRILREDDRLGIGSGWLTQHVAIGGEIALRVRSNRNFHPPTDNVPLILIGNGTGLAGLRAHVQARAAAGRYQNWLIFGERSRDADYLHWEEIEAWLASGLLKRVDLAFSRDQIERIYVQDKLREAADELRRWVDDGAAIYVCGSLLGMASGVADALEEVLGESQMMALAEAGRYRRDVY, encoded by the coding sequence ATGGCGAAGTCACAATTTCTTTCCCTGAGTATCGTCGCTGGCTGCATTTGCGCGCCATCCATAGGCTGGGCTCGCGGTCTCACACTCGATAGCATGCAAGGTCGCTGGTTAGCGGCGGCCGTTATCTCACTGGCGTATTTTGTATTTTGCGTGGCGACGGTGCGCAAGTATCAGCGTACGCAACGTGAACAGGAAGCGCTCTGGACGTCCGGAGAGAATGACACAATGGTAAACGCATCGTCGGCGACAGAAACGAAAAGCGACACCGTTCTGATCGCTTTCGCCAGCCAGACCGGGTTCTCTGAACAACTTGCTGTTAAGACCGCGCAAAGTATGCGTGACAGTGGACTTTCAGTACGGATTTTGCCGCTTGGACGCGTTGACGAAAATCACCTTGCATCGGTTAGTAAGGCGTTGTTCATTGTCAGCACCACGGGCGAGGGCGACGCGCCTGACGGTGCCGCCGGATTTGCACGCCGCATGGCGGAAACGGATATACACAAAGCGCTGGATCTGCGCTTCGGCATACTGGCTCTGGGAGATCTAAGCTACGCGCATTACTGTGCTTTCGGACACGCACTAGAAAGCTGGTTGCATCGACGTCACGCGCAACCCTTGTTCGATACGGTCGAAGTGGATAACGGTGACGAAGGTGCGCTGCGTCATTGGCAGCATCATTTGGGCGTTCTTAGCGGGCACACTGAAGTCGCGGACTGGAGCAAGCCGGCCTACGGACGATGGCGTTTGGCAGAGCGTCGTTTGCTGAATGCAGGCAGTATCGGCGGACCTGCATTTCATCTCGCGTTAACTCCCATCGATCTGCCTGCGCCGTCTTGGCAGGCAGGAGACATCGCCGAAATAGGTCCCCGTAATTCCAGCGATGACGTGAAGCGTTTCTTGTCGATCTTATCCTTGGATAACGTAGACGTCGCCACGTCAGATAGCGACAGCATGAAGCTGCTCGATGCGCTAGCTAGCTTGCTACTGCCCCACGAAGATGAAGAGATCGCTGCACTGAGTGGCCTCACTCCTGTGCAATTGTCAAGCCGATTAAAACCGTTACCGCATCGCGAATACTCGATTGCTTCATTGCCTGACAATGGCACGCTTGATTTGCTGGTGCGTCGCATCTTGCGTGAAGATGATCGCTTGGGGATTGGTTCTGGTTGGCTTACACAGCATGTTGCGATAGGTGGCGAGATCGCCTTACGCGTGCGGAGTAATCGTAATTTTCATCCTCCCACAGATAATGTTCCTTTGATTTTGATCGGCAATGGCACTGGGCTGGCAGGCTTGCGAGCGCATGTTCAGGCAAGGGCGGCGGCCGGACGATACCAGAATTGGCTGATATTCGGAGAGCGTTCACGCGATGCCGATTATCTGCACTGGGAAGAAATAGAAGCATGGTTAGCTAGCGGACTACTAAAGCGGGTGGATCTGGCTTTTTCCCGAGACCAGATCGAACGAATATATGTTCAGGACAAGCTACGCGAGGCGGCGGACGAACTGCGACGGTGGGTCGATGATGGCGCAGCAATCTATGTTTGCGGCAGTCTTCTGGGTATGGCTTCCGGCGTTGCCGATGCGTTAGAAGAAGTCTTGGGCGAGTCTCAAATGATGGCTCTTGCCGAGGCAGGACGGTATCGCAGGGATGTGTATTAA